A single Lancefieldella parvula DSM 20469 DNA region contains:
- a CDS encoding acetylxylan esterase, translating to MHQETLELAELKAAHALTPYPSDFEAFWKARMGEADNASLSWQIVPSTEVTSSASAHFFDLTFVGIDGAEVYAKYLRPETTSGAKTPLVLQFHGYPGSSRSWFEQSSFLGLGCSLIALDNPGQGGRSLDGSSYKSTTVSGHLVLGLDGPAEDLYYVHLYQNIRLLCRIVRQLEDIDTSRIFVNGASQGGGIGLATCALNQDLINRASILYPFLTDFRCVWELNADEVAYEGIRYYSRWFDADGSRVDEVFAKLAYIDSVNFARLVTCPVLFGTGLDDPVVPPEAQFAAYNALTCPKRHLIYPGYAHEEIGDFDDKIIDFFCLENGVQALENLDSSFPAQAECEVRA from the coding sequence ATGCACCAAGAAACGCTTGAGCTGGCAGAATTGAAAGCAGCTCATGCTTTGACGCCGTATCCTTCGGATTTTGAGGCGTTTTGGAAGGCACGTATGGGGGAAGCGGATAACGCTTCTTTAAGCTGGCAGATTGTCCCTTCAACAGAGGTTACGTCATCTGCTTCAGCTCACTTTTTTGATCTGACGTTTGTGGGTATTGATGGAGCAGAGGTCTACGCAAAGTATCTGCGCCCAGAGACCACCTCAGGTGCAAAAACTCCTCTTGTTTTGCAGTTTCATGGCTATCCAGGGTCTTCTCGCAGTTGGTTTGAGCAGAGCTCATTTTTGGGCTTGGGCTGTTCGCTGATTGCGCTGGACAACCCTGGACAGGGTGGTCGTAGCTTGGACGGAAGCTCTTATAAGAGCACCACTGTCTCTGGTCACTTGGTGCTTGGACTAGACGGACCTGCAGAGGACCTTTACTACGTTCACTTGTATCAGAACATTCGCTTGCTCTGCAGGATTGTCCGTCAGCTTGAAGACATTGATACGAGCCGTATTTTTGTGAATGGAGCATCGCAGGGCGGCGGCATTGGTCTTGCAACCTGTGCACTCAACCAAGACCTTATCAATAGAGCATCAATTCTTTATCCTTTCCTCACTGATTTTAGGTGCGTTTGGGAGCTTAATGCTGATGAGGTAGCTTACGAGGGCATTCGTTATTATTCCCGCTGGTTTGATGCAGACGGTTCTCGCGTTGATGAGGTTTTTGCAAAGCTTGCCTACATTGATTCAGTTAATTTTGCGCGCCTGGTTACCTGCCCTGTGCTTTTTGGCACTGGACTTGATGATCCAGTTGTTCCACCAGAGGCTCAGTTTGCTGCTTATAATGCTCTTACCTGCCCAAAGAGACATCTTATTTACCCCGGATATGCACATGAAGAGATCGGCGATTTTGACGATAAAATCATCGATTTCTTCTGCTTAGAAAATGGCGTGCAAGCTCTTGAAAATTTGGACTCGTCATTTCCTGCTCAGGCAGAATGCGAGGTGAGGGCATGA
- a CDS encoding ABC transporter ATP-binding protein: MATTTEEQPIIFLDDISVTFKTRTGSIFKPNKVHAVQNVSLKLMPGETIGIVGESGCGKSTTANVMCGLQSPTSGHVYFKGMDVTKRTPELRKQIGRVVSVVFQDPATALNPRMIVKDQLMDPLLVHKVGTEAEREARINELVSLVGLPHSALRALPGQLSGGQRQRVAIARALSLNSSAIIADEPTSALDVSVRAQILNLLTDLKSELGLSMIFISHDIQTVRYVSDRIIVMNHGQIMEDGPAKQVFEHPTDPYTKTLLGAAPSLLHPKLGE, from the coding sequence ATGGCTACAACAACTGAAGAACAGCCAATTATCTTCCTCGATGATATTTCAGTAACGTTTAAAACGCGTACGGGCTCAATCTTTAAGCCTAATAAGGTTCATGCAGTACAGAATGTTTCTCTCAAGCTTATGCCTGGTGAGACCATTGGTATTGTTGGTGAGTCTGGCTGCGGAAAGTCCACTACTGCAAATGTTATGTGTGGTCTTCAGTCACCAACATCCGGTCATGTTTACTTCAAGGGAATGGATGTAACCAAGCGTACTCCAGAGCTAAGAAAGCAGATTGGCCGCGTTGTCTCTGTTGTCTTCCAGGACCCAGCAACTGCTCTTAACCCTCGTATGATTGTTAAAGACCAGCTTATGGATCCACTGCTAGTGCATAAGGTAGGAACAGAGGCGGAGCGAGAAGCCCGTATTAATGAGCTTGTCAGCTTGGTAGGACTTCCACATTCGGCACTTCGCGCCCTCCCTGGTCAGCTTTCTGGTGGTCAGCGTCAGCGTGTTGCTATTGCACGTGCGCTTTCTTTGAACTCATCAGCAATCATTGCTGATGAGCCTACTTCTGCACTGGACGTTTCCGTTCGCGCACAGATCTTGAACCTGCTCACGGACCTCAAGTCTGAGCTGGGTCTCTCGATGATCTTTATTTCGCACGATATTCAGACTGTCCGTTATGTTTCCGACCGTATTATTGTTATGAATCACGGTCAGATTATGGAAGACGGACCTGCTAAGCAGGTCTTTGAGCATCCAACAGATCCTTACACCAAGACGCTTTTGGGTGCTGCACCATCTTTGCTTCATCCTAAACTGGGTGAGTAG
- a CDS encoding dipeptide/oligopeptide/nickel ABC transporter permease/ATP-binding protein has translation MVQIRKKQVEKLEEAAAKGSTFGGFKKMKTASKIALVILVFVVLASVLANVIAPHDPLEIFNARQAPGNGFIFGTDDKGRDILSRMLHGGQYSLVIGFGATGMALLCGSIIGAIAAVSRKAVSEVIMRVLDIIMSFPGIALAAVFVSILGNSVPSIIFAIGFMYTPQIARIVRANIVSEYGEDYVRATIVSGARAPWILWKHVLRNCIAPIMVFTVTLVADAIIFEASLTFIGAGIAEPTPTWGNILADARAGVLAGRWWQAFFPGLAIMMTCLALNILSEGLTDAMAAAPGAPVDTENSDSRRADDILASDPVRAYAEQAESLERRLNALKEVELSRTDRRKPDFDVKPLLSVKDLCISFESHGDVKVVDHVSFDVRPGQCMALVGESGCGKSITTKVIMGLTDPKETITGEVLYKDQDLLKLSKEEHRKLLGHELAMVYQDALSSLNPSMLISSQMKQLTSRGGTRSAEELLELVGLDPKRTLESYPHELSGGQRQRVLIAMALTRDPSLVICDEPTTALDVTVQKQVIKLLNDLQRRLGFAMIFVSHDLALVAEVASEITVMYAGQVIEQAATTELLTNPVHEYTRGLLGSVLSIEEGAQDGTRLHQVPGSVPSPEDFPTGDRFAPRSSHPDLGLEVHPVIKEIPGRHHRFSELPDEYLKEHGLVPYLERSQKEVR, from the coding sequence ATGGTACAAATTAGAAAAAAACAAGTCGAGAAGCTCGAAGAAGCTGCAGCAAAGGGCTCAACCTTTGGTGGCTTTAAGAAGATGAAGACGGCTTCCAAGATTGCTCTTGTCATTCTTGTCTTTGTTGTTCTTGCTTCTGTCTTAGCAAACGTTATTGCTCCACATGACCCACTTGAGATTTTCAACGCTCGTCAGGCTCCAGGTAATGGATTCATTTTTGGTACTGACGATAAGGGCCGCGACATTCTTTCTCGTATGCTCCATGGTGGTCAATATTCACTGGTCATTGGTTTTGGTGCTACGGGTATGGCACTGCTATGTGGCTCAATTATTGGTGCAATTGCAGCTGTTTCCAGAAAAGCTGTTTCTGAGGTTATCATGCGTGTGCTCGACATCATCATGTCGTTCCCAGGCATTGCTCTTGCAGCAGTCTTTGTTTCTATTCTGGGTAACAGCGTTCCTTCAATCATTTTTGCCATTGGCTTTATGTATACGCCACAGATTGCACGTATTGTTCGCGCAAATATCGTCAGCGAGTACGGCGAAGATTACGTAAGAGCAACCATTGTTTCTGGTGCTCGTGCACCGTGGATTTTGTGGAAACATGTTCTTCGCAACTGCATTGCTCCAATCATGGTCTTTACCGTTACGCTTGTTGCAGACGCAATCATCTTTGAGGCATCTTTGACCTTCATTGGTGCAGGTATTGCAGAGCCAACTCCTACATGGGGTAACATCCTTGCTGATGCTCGTGCCGGCGTTCTTGCTGGTCGTTGGTGGCAGGCATTCTTCCCAGGCTTGGCCATTATGATGACCTGCTTGGCACTGAACATCCTCTCCGAGGGTCTTACTGACGCTATGGCAGCAGCGCCTGGCGCTCCTGTTGATACAGAGAACTCTGACTCCAGGCGCGCAGATGACATTCTTGCATCTGATCCAGTTCGTGCATATGCGGAGCAAGCAGAGTCGCTGGAGCGCAGGCTTAATGCACTCAAAGAGGTTGAGCTGTCCAGAACTGATAGGCGTAAGCCAGACTTTGATGTAAAGCCATTACTGAGCGTTAAGGATCTTTGCATTAGCTTTGAGTCTCACGGAGACGTTAAGGTTGTTGACCACGTAAGCTTTGATGTTCGCCCTGGTCAGTGCATGGCGCTGGTTGGCGAGTCTGGCTGCGGCAAGTCTATTACCACTAAGGTCATCATGGGTTTGACTGATCCAAAAGAGACCATTACTGGTGAGGTCCTCTACAAGGACCAAGACCTCCTGAAGCTTTCCAAAGAAGAGCACCGCAAGCTGCTTGGACATGAGCTTGCAATGGTGTACCAGGACGCTTTGTCTTCCCTGAACCCATCTATGCTTATCTCTTCTCAGATGAAGCAGCTTACCAGCAGGGGAGGTACACGTTCTGCAGAGGAGCTTCTGGAGCTTGTAGGTCTGGATCCAAAGCGTACGCTTGAGTCCTATCCTCATGAGCTTTCCGGTGGTCAGCGTCAGCGTGTTCTGATTGCTATGGCACTTACCCGCGATCCTTCGCTGGTTATCTGTGATGAGCCAACAACCGCTTTGGACGTTACTGTACAGAAGCAGGTTATCAAGCTCTTAAATGACCTCCAGCGTCGTCTTGGTTTTGCAATGATTTTTGTTAGTCATGACCTTGCACTTGTTGCAGAGGTTGCTTCTGAGATTACTGTTATGTATGCCGGTCAGGTTATTGAGCAGGCGGCTACTACTGAGCTTTTGACCAACCCTGTTCACGAGTACACCCGTGGTCTTCTCGGCTCTGTTCTTTCTATTGAGGAAGGCGCGCAGGACGGTACCAGGCTTCACCAGGTACCAGGTTCTGTTCCTTCTCCAGAAGACTTTCCAACAGGCGATAGGTTTGCTCCTCGTTCAAGCCATCCAGATCTGGGTCTTGAGGTACATCCTGTTATTAAGGAGATTCCTGGTAGACATCATCGTTTCTCCGAGCTGCCTGATGAGTATTTGAAGGAGCATGGTCTTGTGCCTTACCTTGAGCGTTCTCAAAAGGAGGTGAGGTAA
- a CDS encoding ABC transporter permease: MNNLLRLIGRRLIALPIMALGVTFLVFFLMSFSHVDPAYNALGESASEEAIQQYHIENGLDDPWPVRYVRYIGDVAHGNLGTYGTSHYSVAARISKALPVTMQLTFMGLFIGAIVSFTLGVIAALYRDQWPDQIIRVFSIAGLATPSFWLAVLLILVFASTLKLLPASGALPDPTVNFGGYLARMIMPAFALAVPMSGQMTRIVRTAMVEELDKDYVRTARGAGIPERIVIARNVLRNALITPVTTLGLKIGYLMGGAVVIEVIFNLPGMGTAILEGIQGNEAMLVQGVVVVVALSFIIINIVVDMLYILINPRIRTV, translated from the coding sequence GTGAACAACCTATTACGTCTTATCGGACGCCGTCTTATTGCGCTGCCGATTATGGCTCTAGGCGTCACCTTTCTCGTATTCTTCCTAATGTCTTTCTCGCATGTTGATCCTGCATATAATGCCTTGGGAGAGTCTGCTTCTGAAGAAGCTATCCAGCAGTATCACATTGAGAATGGTCTTGATGATCCATGGCCTGTGAGATATGTACGTTATATCGGTGATGTTGCTCATGGAAATTTGGGTACCTATGGCACTTCTCACTATTCAGTTGCTGCAAGAATTTCAAAGGCTCTGCCAGTAACTATGCAGTTGACCTTTATGGGTCTTTTCATTGGCGCAATAGTTTCGTTTACGTTGGGTGTTATTGCGGCTCTCTATAGAGACCAATGGCCCGATCAAATTATCCGTGTATTCTCAATTGCCGGTCTTGCAACGCCATCATTCTGGTTGGCAGTTCTTTTGATTCTGGTCTTTGCGTCTACACTTAAGCTACTGCCTGCTTCTGGTGCATTACCGGATCCTACGGTAAATTTTGGCGGCTACCTTGCCCGCATGATTATGCCGGCATTTGCACTTGCGGTCCCAATGTCTGGTCAGATGACTCGTATTGTTCGTACCGCAATGGTTGAAGAGCTTGACAAGGACTATGTCCGCACTGCTCGCGGTGCTGGTATTCCAGAGCGAATCGTCATCGCAAGAAACGTACTACGCAACGCTCTTATTACCCCTGTAACCACGCTTGGTCTCAAGATTGGTTATCTCATGGGTGGCGCCGTTGTTATTGAGGTTATTTTTAACCTTCCTGGCATGGGCACTGCTATTCTCGAGGGTATCCAGGGTAACGAGGCAATGCTTGTTCAGGGTGTTGTCGTTGTTGTTGCACTGTCCTTCATCATCATCAACATTGTTGTTGATATGTTGTACATCTTGATTAACCCACGCATTAGGACGGTGTAG
- a CDS encoding ABC transporter substrate-binding protein, with the protein MSEFINRPLSRRSFLGGATVAAGLGLTACGGGQQKAPEAPSGKEGGSTITAGTAYSTQNYDPSTTSSALALGVNWQVVEGLYGLNFHDYSTFNELATADPKKVDDNTFEITIRDGAKFSDGNEVKADDVVESFNRSSAKGSVYVPMLAPIASVEKKDDKTVTVKTTIANFSLLKERLSIVRVVPASSSQDEMKKQPIGSGPWKFESISDNTLDLVPNTNYNGATPAKDEKLHYDVLKDPTARLTAQQDGTTLAMEMVPADAVDQLKGAGCTVDAVQGFGVRFAMFNLGKAPWDNVKVRQACLYALDTDKMLSNAFSGQAEVATSYLPSSFANYHKASTVYAHDVDKAKKLISESGITPGDVVLRTTDNEQVKSMATQVKNDLDALGFNVNIVSDTSPATYAAIDAADGSWDILLAPGDPSCFGADVDLLLNWWYGDNVWMTKRCPWKESAEWNKLHELMNKALGQSGADQQSTWNECFDIIAENVPLYPVLFAKTFTASWSEKPNANGVALKGFKGIGTTGMSFIDVNTVTAS; encoded by the coding sequence ATGAGCGAGTTTATTAACCGTCCACTTTCGCGTCGTAGCTTCCTTGGTGGAGCAACTGTAGCAGCTGGCCTTGGTCTCACCGCTTGTGGTGGTGGACAGCAGAAGGCACCTGAAGCTCCATCTGGAAAGGAAGGCGGCAGCACAATTACTGCTGGTACCGCTTATTCAACCCAGAATTATGATCCATCTACCACTTCATCAGCACTTGCTCTTGGCGTTAACTGGCAAGTAGTTGAGGGCCTTTATGGTCTTAACTTCCACGACTACTCTACGTTCAATGAGCTTGCTACTGCTGATCCAAAGAAGGTTGACGATAACACCTTTGAGATTACCATCCGTGACGGCGCAAAGTTCTCTGATGGCAACGAGGTAAAGGCAGATGACGTTGTTGAGTCCTTCAACCGTTCTTCTGCAAAGGGCAGCGTTTACGTCCCAATGCTTGCTCCAATTGCTTCCGTAGAGAAGAAGGATGACAAGACTGTTACCGTTAAGACTACTATTGCCAACTTCTCCCTCCTCAAGGAGCGTCTGTCCATCGTTCGCGTTGTTCCAGCAAGCAGCTCCCAGGATGAGATGAAGAAGCAGCCAATTGGCTCTGGTCCATGGAAGTTTGAGTCCATCTCTGACAACACTCTTGACCTTGTTCCAAACACTAACTACAACGGTGCAACTCCTGCTAAGGACGAGAAGCTCCATTATGATGTTCTTAAGGATCCAACTGCTCGTCTGACCGCACAGCAGGACGGAACCACCCTTGCTATGGAAATGGTTCCTGCAGACGCTGTAGACCAGCTCAAGGGTGCAGGCTGCACTGTCGACGCTGTTCAGGGCTTTGGTGTTCGTTTTGCAATGTTTAACCTTGGCAAGGCTCCTTGGGACAACGTTAAGGTTCGCCAGGCATGCCTCTATGCACTTGATACAGACAAGATGCTCTCTAATGCATTCTCTGGTCAGGCTGAGGTTGCTACCAGCTATCTTCCTTCTTCTTTTGCTAACTATCACAAGGCATCCACTGTTTATGCACATGATGTTGATAAGGCTAAGAAGCTTATTTCTGAGTCTGGTATCACTCCAGGTGATGTTGTTCTTCGTACCACTGATAACGAGCAGGTTAAGTCCATGGCAACTCAGGTCAAGAACGACCTCGACGCACTTGGATTTAACGTAAACATCGTTTCCGATACTTCTCCAGCAACGTATGCTGCAATCGATGCAGCCGACGGCTCTTGGGACATCTTGCTTGCCCCTGGTGATCCTTCCTGCTTCGGCGCAGACGTTGATTTGCTGCTCAACTGGTGGTATGGCGATAACGTTTGGATGACCAAGCGTTGCCCATGGAAAGAGTCTGCTGAGTGGAACAAGCTTCACGAGCTCATGAACAAGGCTCTTGGTCAGTCTGGTGCTGATCAGCAGTCCACTTGGAATGAGTGCTTTGATATCATCGCTGAGAACGTGCCTCTGTACCCAGTTCTCTTTGCTAAGACCTTCACCGCTTCTTGGAGCGAGAAGCCAAATGCAAATGGTGTTGCACTTAAGGGCTTTAAGGGCATTGGTACTACAGGTATGTCCTTCATTGATGTCAACACAGTTACTGCTAGCTAA
- the uvrC gene encoding excinuclease ABC subunit UvrC: MSIREQVDQVPTDPGCYLWKDGSGKVIYVGKAKNLRARMRQYVTLQDDRAKIPLMMQVVRSFDYIVVENEHEALVLERNLIAQYRPYFNVDFKDDKSYPYIAITESDTFPAIKYTREKHKKGTRYFGPYTDSYAARQTIETLRKVVPICSATCVEWKRAKRLLEKDPDGAAVANLLLAKKGRPCFDYHVGKGPGVCVGAIDTVSYAKNVRQVENFLRGNRSEIVSELKDQMQEAAADLDFEKAARLKSRLRSLSDLDDRQQVTFPTSVNIDLIGIYREETISAACVFVVREGRTIRSVEFILDKGLDVSEEELVSGFLKRYYDETADIPAEVNLPIDLLDAEVLSEWLTQKRGHNCVLHHPQRGEKFRLLQMASANARHALMRHMIRTGYADDRTNQALLQLESALALDAPPLRIECFDISTLHGNFTVASMVVFTNGKADKSQYRRFKIRAELDEANDFVSMTEVLGRRYSPERMADERFGSRPDLLVVDGGKPQLTAAINQLNELGLDIPVCGLAKSDEEVFVPWDDTPIVLPTGSASLYLIKQVRDESHRFAITFHRELRDKAMTVSILDEIPGVGPKRKKDIMRHFGSFKRLKAASVEDISQVKGVSVNLAETIYKELKAWEESSTAVHEKLDARGGTHE, translated from the coding sequence GTGTCCATTAGAGAGCAGGTTGATCAGGTTCCCACTGATCCAGGCTGTTATCTCTGGAAAGACGGCTCTGGCAAGGTAATCTATGTAGGCAAGGCTAAAAACCTGCGTGCTCGCATGAGACAATATGTCACGCTTCAAGATGACCGTGCCAAGATTCCTCTGATGATGCAGGTCGTGCGCAGTTTTGACTACATTGTGGTAGAAAACGAGCATGAGGCATTGGTGCTGGAGCGCAATCTCATCGCTCAGTATCGTCCATACTTTAACGTGGACTTTAAAGACGATAAGAGCTATCCCTACATTGCTATTACCGAGTCAGACACCTTCCCGGCAATTAAATACACGCGCGAGAAACACAAGAAGGGTACGCGCTATTTTGGTCCCTATACCGATTCTTACGCGGCAAGACAAACCATCGAGACGCTCAGAAAAGTAGTGCCCATCTGCTCTGCTACGTGCGTGGAGTGGAAGCGTGCCAAGCGCCTGCTTGAAAAAGATCCCGATGGCGCAGCTGTTGCTAACTTGCTGCTGGCAAAGAAGGGGAGACCTTGCTTTGATTACCACGTAGGCAAGGGTCCTGGCGTGTGCGTTGGTGCTATTGACACCGTTTCTTATGCTAAGAACGTTAGACAGGTAGAAAACTTCCTTCGCGGAAATCGCTCCGAGATTGTTTCTGAGCTCAAAGATCAGATGCAAGAAGCCGCTGCTGACTTGGATTTTGAAAAGGCAGCTAGGCTCAAGTCCCGTCTGCGTTCACTTTCTGATCTTGATGACCGTCAGCAAGTCACGTTTCCTACCTCGGTTAATATTGACCTCATTGGCATTTACCGAGAAGAAACCATCTCTGCAGCCTGCGTGTTTGTTGTGCGAGAAGGCCGTACCATTCGCTCGGTTGAGTTTATCCTGGACAAAGGTTTGGACGTTTCCGAGGAAGAGCTGGTTTCGGGCTTCCTAAAGCGCTACTACGACGAAACCGCTGACATTCCCGCAGAGGTTAACCTGCCCATCGATCTTCTCGATGCGGAGGTTTTGTCCGAGTGGCTGACACAAAAGCGAGGTCACAACTGCGTACTTCACCACCCACAACGTGGCGAGAAATTCCGTCTACTTCAGATGGCTTCTGCTAATGCTCGTCACGCCCTAATGCGCCATATGATTCGTACAGGCTATGCCGATGACCGCACTAACCAGGCGCTTCTTCAGCTTGAAAGTGCACTTGCGCTTGATGCGCCGCCACTGCGCATTGAGTGCTTTGATATCTCTACGCTTCATGGAAACTTTACCGTTGCGTCTATGGTGGTCTTTACTAACGGAAAGGCTGATAAAAGCCAGTATCGACGCTTTAAAATCCGCGCTGAGCTTGATGAAGCAAACGACTTTGTCTCAATGACAGAGGTTCTGGGCAGAAGATATAGTCCGGAGCGCATGGCAGACGAACGTTTTGGCTCAAGGCCTGATTTGCTGGTAGTTGATGGCGGCAAACCTCAGCTGACCGCCGCAATCAATCAGCTCAATGAACTGGGATTAGATATTCCTGTCTGCGGCCTTGCTAAGTCTGATGAGGAAGTCTTTGTACCTTGGGATGACACGCCAATCGTGCTGCCTACAGGGTCAGCTTCTCTGTATCTTATTAAGCAAGTCCGTGATGAGTCTCACCGTTTTGCAATTACCTTTCATCGTGAGCTTAGAGATAAGGCAATGACCGTCTCTATTCTGGACGAAATCCCTGGTGTAGGACCTAAACGTAAAAAAGATATCATGCGCCATTTTGGCTCTTTTAAGCGCTTAAAGGCTGCAAGTGTTGAGGACATCTCTCAGGTAAAAGGTGTTTCTGTGAACTTAGCAGAAACCATCTACAAAGAACTTAAAGCTTGGGAAGAATCTTCAACAGCTGTACATGAGAAGTTAGATGCAAGGGGAGGAACTCATGAGTAA
- the murJ gene encoding murein biosynthesis integral membrane protein MurJ yields the protein MAYQPKHMRLPAESPDKEDASKQKDLSRSTSMMSVLVLISRITGFLRTWAQAFAMGATVLASCYSIANTLPDQLYELVGAGMLTTAFLPVYLSIKKKVGQDEANAYTSNLLSIVVVATGLVAVLGFFFAAEVVYTQSFSAGTDFDPTLAVYFFRFFVIEVMLYCFSTIFSGVLNAERDYLWPAAAPIFNNFVTTASFFAYAFLVNTNPELGLLILALGNPLGVLIQVLIQVPSLKRKGIKLSWRINLKDLALKETLKIGAPALIVVVATFVTMSVQTSSQLSVSASGASIAAYARLWYTLPYSILTVPITTALFTELSDSWAKENMDQFKKDLKHGINQILFFTVPFMMYLMIFSMPLVSIIGASKFTEDQMLLTQQFLIGQSLALPLYGIGMYLQKVCSAMRRMTLYAVSATLGSVVQVLVLLVGTSHFGMMFVATTSAIFYVVIDTIMLISLRKHLGQIGLKSMVFAFARSILFGLAGSATALLIMVGLRAVIGVPDGRALYGVLYCIFAGIPAVLVTYGLAILFKSPESAMLRSLVSRVRS from the coding sequence GTGGCATATCAGCCCAAACATATGCGACTTCCAGCAGAGTCTCCTGATAAAGAGGATGCTTCTAAGCAGAAGGACTTAAGCCGCTCTACCTCCATGATGAGTGTGCTTGTCCTGATTAGTCGTATTACGGGTTTCTTAAGAACTTGGGCTCAAGCATTTGCTATGGGCGCAACCGTTCTTGCAAGCTGTTACTCCATTGCAAACACCCTTCCTGACCAGCTCTATGAGCTTGTTGGTGCAGGTATGCTTACCACAGCATTTTTGCCGGTATATCTATCTATTAAAAAGAAAGTTGGACAAGACGAGGCAAACGCTTATACCTCCAACTTACTTTCAATTGTTGTTGTTGCAACAGGACTTGTTGCTGTCTTAGGCTTCTTCTTTGCCGCAGAAGTGGTGTATACACAGTCCTTCTCGGCAGGAACTGATTTTGATCCTACGCTGGCGGTGTACTTTTTCAGGTTCTTCGTCATAGAGGTTATGCTGTACTGCTTCTCCACCATTTTCTCTGGTGTTTTGAATGCAGAGCGAGACTACCTCTGGCCAGCCGCAGCTCCTATTTTTAATAACTTTGTGACTACAGCATCGTTCTTTGCGTATGCATTCTTGGTTAACACTAACCCTGAGCTGGGTCTTTTGATTCTTGCATTGGGAAATCCGCTGGGTGTATTGATTCAGGTTCTGATTCAGGTTCCGTCACTTAAGCGCAAGGGGATTAAGCTCTCGTGGAGAATTAATCTTAAAGATCTTGCACTCAAAGAGACGCTCAAGATTGGTGCACCTGCTCTGATTGTTGTGGTTGCTACTTTTGTGACTATGTCAGTTCAGACAAGCTCTCAGCTTAGTGTTTCTGCATCTGGTGCATCTATTGCGGCATACGCTCGTCTTTGGTATACGCTGCCATATTCCATTTTGACAGTACCTATTACCACAGCACTCTTTACCGAGCTGTCTGATAGCTGGGCAAAAGAGAATATGGATCAGTTTAAAAAGGACCTCAAGCATGGTATCAATCAAATTCTATTCTTTACCGTGCCGTTTATGATGTACTTGATGATTTTCTCGATGCCGCTTGTTTCTATTATTGGAGCAAGTAAGTTTACAGAAGATCAGATGCTGTTAACTCAGCAGTTTTTGATTGGTCAGTCTCTTGCTTTGCCTTTGTATGGTATTGGCATGTACCTTCAAAAAGTCTGCTCAGCCATGCGACGCATGACACTCTATGCTGTCTCGGCAACACTGGGATCTGTTGTGCAGGTCTTGGTACTGCTAGTGGGTACTTCTCATTTTGGCATGATGTTTGTAGCAACTACCTCTGCTATCTTCTATGTAGTCATTGACACCATTATGTTGATTAGCCTGCGTAAGCATCTTGGCCAGATTGGACTGAAGTCCATGGTGTTTGCTTTTGCTCGCTCAATTCTTTTTGGTCTAGCAGGATCTGCGACGGCGCTTCTGATTATGGTAGGTTTGCGTGCTGTCATTGGTGTTCCAGATGGACGAGCGCTCTATGGCGTGCTGTATTGCATCTTTGCAGGTATTCCAGCTGTCTTGGTTACCTATGGCTTGGCAATCCTCTTCAAATCACCAGAGTCTGCTATGCTTCGCTCACTGGTATCTCGCGTAAGGTCATAG